The Clostridia bacterium DNA window GCGACGCCCAGCTCGGCGAGCCGCTTCATATCGGCGGCGAACGCCTCCGGCGCGACGCTGTGTCTGACGCCGTCGGAGTCGGGGTACTCCCCGTTCGGCTTGGCGGTCAGCGGTATCTTCGCGAGCTTTATCAGCTCGGGGAAAAGCGCGTACATCTGCTCCGGCGGGAGCGAGCAGTTGAGCCCGAACGCGTCCGCGCCGTTCGCCTGCAGCGTCACGAGCGCCGCCGAAGGCGTGCAGCCGGTCAGCGTGCGGCCGTTGGAGCCGCAGGTTATCGAGGCGTAGACGGGCAGGTCGGTGGACGCCTTCGCGGCGAGCACCGCGGCCTTGACTTCGGTCAGCGACATCATCGTCTCAACGGCGATGAAGTCCGCGCCGCCGCGTTCGAGCGCCTTCGCCTGCTGCGCGAAGACGGAGTAGAGCGTGTCGAAATCCGCGTCGCCGAAGGGCTTGGGCAGCAGTCCGGTCGGGCCGATATCGCCTCCGACGAGCGCGGCGGAGCCGACGGCGTTCTTCGAGAGCTTCACGAGCTCCTCGTTGAGCCGCTCGCACTCGCCTTCAAGTCCGTGCGCGGCGAGCTTCACGGCGTTGCCGCCGAAGGTGAAGCTGTAGACGGCGTCGCTGCCGGCGGCGACGTAGTTCTGCTGGAGCTGCGTCAGCGCGGCGGGGTTGTCGAGCGCCCACTTTTCGGGGCAGACGCCGGCGGGCATTCCCGCCTGTATCAGACAGGCGCCGCTGCCGCCGTCAAGTATCATAGGGGTTTGTTTCATATCGTCCTCACATTTTCTCCGGCGCGTCGACCTTGAGGATGTCGAGCGCGTTGGCAAGCACCTGCCGCACCGCCGTGACGAGCGCGAGGCGCGGGAGTATCAGCTCCTTCTCGCCGCTGCGGATGCGGTGGGCGTTGTAGAAGCTGTGGAACGCGGACGCGAGCTGCGTCGCGTAGTGGGTGACGCCGGACGGATCGCGGCTCTCCGCGCCGTCGAAGATAACGGTCGGGAACTCCGCGAGCAGCATCAGCAGCGCCTTTTCCTCCGGGCTGGTCAGTCCGTCCGCCGCGGGGACTTCGCCTTCCGCGAGGACGTAGCCGTCGCCCGCGAGGGTGGCGAGCAGACTGCATATGCGCGCGTGCGCGTACTGCACGTAGAATATCGGGTTCTGCGCCGACTGCTCGATCGCGAGGTCGAGGTCGAAATCCATGCCCGTCGCCGGCGTCTTCATATTGAAGAAGAAGCGCGCCGCGTCGACGGAGGTCTCTTCGAGCAGGTCGGAAAGCGATATCGCCTTGCCGGTGCGCTTGGACATTTTCACCGGCTTGCCGTCCTGCATCAGCCGGACGAGCTGGATGAGCACGACTTCGAGGTTTTCGCTGCCGTTCAGGCCGAGGTCGTCGAGGATGTATTTCAGACGCGCGATGTGGCCGTGGTGGTCTGCGCCCCAGACGTTGATGACCTTATCGAAGCCGCGCAGGGCGAACTTGTTGTAGTGGTAGGCCGCGTCGGCGGCGAAGTAGGTGCAGTTGCCGTTCGTGCGGATGAGCACCTCGTCCTTCAGACGCTTGTCCTCCGGGCACTCCTCGGGCGAATGGCGGGAGGCGGCGTACCAGAGAGCGCCGTCCTTCTCGTAAGTCAGGCCATTTTCTGTCAGTATCGAGATGACCTTGTCGGTTATTTTGTCGCGGTAGAGCGAGCTTTCGCGGAACCAGACGTCGTAGTCGATGCGGTAGCCGTGGAGCGTTTCGCGAATCAGGTCGATGTTCTTCTCGAGCGCGTATGCGACGAGCGCGTCGCGGCGCAGCTGCGGCTCGGCGGTCAGCACGTCGTCGCCGTGAAGCGCGATATACTCCCCGGCGCGCGCGGTGATGTCGTCGCCGTGGTAGCCGTCCTCCGGCACCGGAACGTCCTGCCCGAAATGCTGAAGGTAGCGCGCCTCAAGCGAGAGCCCGAAGCGCTCGATCTGGTTGCCCGAATCGTTGACGTAAAACTCGCGCGTCACCTCCGCGCCGCAGCGCGAAAGCAGCTCCGCGAGCACGTCGCCGGCGGCTCCGCCTCTGGCGTTGCCGATGTGCATCGGGCCGGTCGGGTTGGCGGAGACGAACTCCACCATGATCTTCAGCCCCTTCATACGCTCGCTCCTGCCGTAGCCGGCGCCCTGCGTGAGCGCCTCGGCGAGCACCGCGCGGAAGAACGCGGGCGAGTAGGTGAAGTTTATGAAGCCGGCTCCGGCGACCGTTATGGTATCAAAAAACGTGTCCGATAAATCGGACTTATCTATCAGCTTCGCGGCTATGTCGCGGGGAGACGCGTGCAGCGCCCTCGCCCACACCATCGCGGCGTTGACCGAGAGGTCGCCGAACGCGGCGTTGGCGGGCTTCTCGACGGAGAACGCCGGCAGCTCCGGCGCTTCCGGGAACGCCAGCGCCGCCGCGGAGTTTATAAGCGATACCGCCTGCGCTTCAGCTTTTGAAATTGCGTTCATTATCTCTTGCTGCCTTTCTGAGCTTTATGCTTATCCTGTTCTGCGCGCGCAGAGCGGAGTTTATGTCTATCGTGTAGCCGAGGTCGATGAAGCCGCCTTCGCCGGAAAGCTCCGACTCGACGGACTGCGTGCAGATGCCGACCATGAACGGGCCGACCGGCGTGGAGTACCAGCATGTGTGGCGCAGGCCCTTCTCGAAGACCATCTTGCCCGCCTCGTCCGCGCCGCGCTGCATCGTGACGACGTCTCCGCGGACGGAAAACTCCGTGGTGACCTTGTCGCCGAAGGGCGCGATCTCCTCGTATCTTATGACGTAGCCGCCGTCCTCCGCCGAGAGCGAGCAGTCGGTACGCATTTCCGTCGTATCCGTGTCGCCGTCCCAGTTCTGGGCGCCGGTAAGGGTGAGTATGTAATCGTTTTTCATAGGTGTTCCTTAAGGGTAGGTTATTCCGCCGAAGCGGTGATGAGCTCGACCTCGCCGCCCATTATGCGGCAGGCAAGCTCGCGTGTTCCTCTGCCGATGTCGCTGACGTAATACTCGTCCGCGCCGCCGACGCCGGTCTCAAGCTCGGAAGCGAGACGCCGCGCGAGGCATTCGCCGGTGCTGATAAGCTCCGTATCCGGCAGCAGACGCGAGATGACGGGAGCGAGCAGCGGGAAATGGGTGCAGCCGAGGATGAGCGCGTCCGGACTGCCGAGCGGAAGGATATATTCCTTCGCGATAAGCTCCACGGCGGGACCCCCGAGCATTCCGCTCTCGACCAGCGGCACGAAGAGCGGGCAGGCCGCCGAAACGACCTCGCACTCCGGCGCGAAGCGCTTTATCAGCTTCGCGAAGCTGCCGCTTTCGACGGTGGCGGGGGTGCCGATGACACCGACGCGTCCGCGCGGATACTTCTCCGCGGCGTACTTCGCCGCCGGCTCGGTTACGCCGTAGACGGGCACGTCCGCTTCGGCGGCGACAGCGTCGAGCGCGACCGAG harbors:
- a CDS encoding DUF1934 domain-containing protein, whose protein sequence is MKNDYILTLTGAQNWDGDTDTTEMRTDCSLSAEDGGYVIRYEEIAPFGDKVTTEFSVRGDVVTMQRGADEAGKMVFEKGLRHTCWYSTPVGPFMVGICTQSVESELSGEGGFIDLGYTIDINSALRAQNRISIKLRKAARDNERNFKS
- a CDS encoding homocysteine S-methyltransferase family protein; the encoded protein is MKQTPMILDGGSGACLIQAGMPAGVCPEKWALDNPAALTQLQQNYVAAGSDAVYSFTFGGNAVKLAAHGLEGECERLNEELVKLSKNAVGSAALVGGDIGPTGLLPKPFGDADFDTLYSVFAQQAKALERGGADFIAVETMMSLTEVKAAVLAAKASTDLPVYASITCGSNGRTLTGCTPSAALVTLQANGADAFGLNCSLPPEQMYALFPELIKLAKIPLTAKPNGEYPDSDGVRHSVAPEAFAADMKRLAELGVAAMGGCCGSTPEHISALSAAVCDVEIETAKGEGEYLALERQIYPLPSAEELAACGVYSAMSLLDAVDAGEKIIRVRIDSPSDAETLSDMLLYANAPVSVVASDVESALRAAGVCPARFLLDPSGTVSSQEAAQLTRRLFASIA
- a CDS encoding arginine--tRNA ligase, with protein sequence MNAISKAEAQAVSLINSAAALAFPEAPELPAFSVEKPANAAFGDLSVNAAMVWARALHASPRDIAAKLIDKSDLSDTFFDTITVAGAGFINFTYSPAFFRAVLAEALTQGAGYGRSERMKGLKIMVEFVSANPTGPMHIGNARGGAAGDVLAELLSRCGAEVTREFYVNDSGNQIERFGLSLEARYLQHFGQDVPVPEDGYHGDDITARAGEYIALHGDDVLTAEPQLRRDALVAYALEKNIDLIRETLHGYRIDYDVWFRESSLYRDKITDKVISILTENGLTYEKDGALWYAASRHSPEECPEDKRLKDEVLIRTNGNCTYFAADAAYHYNKFALRGFDKVINVWGADHHGHIARLKYILDDLGLNGSENLEVVLIQLVRLMQDGKPVKMSKRTGKAISLSDLLEETSVDAARFFFNMKTPATGMDFDLDLAIEQSAQNPIFYVQYAHARICSLLATLAGDGYVLAEGEVPAADGLTSPEEKALLMLLAEFPTVIFDGAESRDPSGVTHYATQLASAFHSFYNAHRIRSGEKELILPRLALVTAVRQVLANALDILKVDAPEKM
- the murI gene encoding glutamate racemase, whose amino-acid sequence is MDDRAIGVFDSGIGGLTVAAEIKKLLPNEKIIYFGDTARVPYGTRGDGIIREYARQDCRFLMKRSVKAVVAACGTVSSVALDAVAAEADVPVYGVTEPAAKYAAEKYPRGRVGVIGTPATVESGSFAKLIKRFAPECEVVSAACPLFVPLVESGMLGGPAVELIAKEYILPLGSPDALILGCTHFPLLAPVISRLLPDTELISTGECLARRLASELETGVGGADEYYVSDIGRGTRELACRIMGGEVELITASAE